In Sphingopyxis sp. CCNWLW2, a single window of DNA contains:
- a CDS encoding alpha/beta hydrolase, translating to MTDGTTHFTRPDVAAFLAFLNAQEGPKMEEMPPEGAREMFRVMGQLADVPRGEIRQVENRTIPGPAGEIAIRIYDNRPDRETGPVMVFYHGGGWVIGDLDTHDAYCAEAARLLDMPVIAVDYRLAPEHPFPAAPIDCEAATRWVADNIPCTGLVLSGESAGGNLTIATALTLRDKPASKPVIAIHPIYPAVTTHDDWQSYRDFGEGHLLTQGSMTWFGNHYAADPADYRASPLDFSAEGLPPTLLITAGLDPLRDQGRAYAAKLIEAGVPTTYREAAGTIHGYINLAQGIPSAKEDIRGALTVLKAIVAEATGAA from the coding sequence ATGACCGACGGCACCACCCATTTTACGCGCCCCGACGTGGCGGCTTTCCTTGCCTTCCTGAATGCGCAGGAAGGCCCGAAGATGGAAGAGATGCCGCCCGAAGGCGCGCGCGAAATGTTTCGCGTGATGGGCCAGCTCGCCGATGTGCCGCGCGGCGAGATCAGGCAGGTCGAGAATCGCACCATCCCCGGCCCCGCCGGTGAGATCGCCATCCGCATCTATGACAATCGCCCGGACCGCGAAACCGGCCCGGTGATGGTCTTTTATCACGGCGGCGGCTGGGTGATCGGCGATCTCGACACGCATGACGCCTATTGCGCCGAGGCGGCACGGCTGCTCGACATGCCCGTGATCGCGGTAGATTATCGTCTCGCCCCCGAACATCCCTTCCCCGCCGCACCAATCGATTGCGAAGCCGCGACGCGCTGGGTCGCCGACAATATCCCCTGCACGGGGCTTGTGCTCTCGGGTGAAAGCGCCGGGGGGAATCTGACGATCGCGACCGCGCTTACGCTGCGCGACAAGCCGGCTTCGAAGCCTGTGATCGCGATCCACCCCATCTATCCCGCCGTGACGACGCACGATGATTGGCAAAGCTATCGCGATTTTGGCGAAGGCCATTTGCTGACGCAGGGCAGCATGACGTGGTTCGGCAATCACTACGCCGCCGACCCCGCCGACTACCGCGCGTCGCCGCTCGATTTTTCGGCCGAGGGTCTGCCTCCGACGCTCCTGATCACTGCCGGGCTCGACCCGCTGCGCGACCAGGGCCGCGCCTATGCGGCGAAGCTGATCGAGGCCGGGGTGCCCACCACCTATCGCGAGGCGGCGGGCACGATCCACGGCTATATCAACCTGGCGCAGGGGATTCCGAGCGCCAAAGAAGATATTCGCGGGGCATTGACCGTATTGAAAGCGATCGTCGCCGAAGCTACCGGGGCGGCATGA
- a CDS encoding 2-oxoacid:acceptor oxidoreductase subunit alpha has product MATAVVDQADKRQSPLSDAVVVRFAGDSGDGMQLTGGQFTLSSALAGNDFATFPDFPAEIRAPQGTLFGVSAFQINFGSSAIDTAGDAPDVLVAMNPAALKTNVPQLKQGGLIIADEGEFNDRNLAKAKYEANPLDDGSLAKWQLLKLNISQLTMDAVKPFGLGNKEALRCKNMWTLGLALWMFDRDRQPLIDWLNAKFAKAPDLAAANVAALNAGHAYGETAELAGPLKQHHVDPAPVAPGLYRTLTGAEGIALGLVAGAQLAKLPMFFGGYPITPASAILHHLSRLKEYDVTTFQAEDEIAAICSAIGASYGGSLGVTSSSGPGIALKGEAMGLAIMTELPLVIVNSQRGGPSTGLPTKTEQSDLYQAVYGRNGDAPMPVVAARSPGDAFECAIEAVRIAVQYMTPVMLLTDGYIANAAEPWAVPDLTTYEAFPVEFLTEAPEGGFKPYGRDENLKRPWVKPGTPGLLHRIGGIEKELDTGHINYAPENHQAMTDIRKDKIDGIKVPDQVVELGAEGGKLAVVGWGSTFGPIHQAVRRKRAEGLDVSHVHIRHIWPLPANLGELLKSYDKVIVPEMNTGQLKTVLRDQYLVDAKPVNKVSGQPFTIAEIEAAIEEALK; this is encoded by the coding sequence ATGGCGACAGCGGTAGTGGACCAGGCCGACAAACGGCAGTCCCCCCTTTCGGATGCGGTAGTTGTACGATTTGCCGGGGACAGTGGCGACGGGATGCAGTTGACCGGCGGTCAATTCACTCTGTCCTCCGCGCTGGCGGGCAACGACTTTGCGACCTTCCCCGATTTCCCCGCAGAAATCCGCGCGCCGCAGGGCACGCTGTTCGGCGTGTCGGCGTTCCAGATCAATTTCGGATCATCGGCGATCGACACCGCGGGCGATGCCCCCGACGTGCTCGTCGCGATGAACCCCGCCGCGCTCAAGACCAACGTGCCGCAATTGAAGCAGGGCGGCCTGATCATCGCCGACGAGGGCGAGTTCAACGACCGCAACCTCGCCAAGGCGAAATATGAGGCGAACCCGCTCGACGACGGCAGCCTCGCGAAATGGCAGTTGCTCAAGCTCAACATCAGCCAGCTGACGATGGATGCCGTGAAGCCGTTCGGGCTCGGCAACAAGGAAGCCTTGCGCTGCAAGAATATGTGGACGCTGGGGCTCGCGCTCTGGATGTTCGACCGCGACCGCCAGCCGCTGATCGACTGGCTCAACGCGAAGTTCGCGAAGGCGCCCGATCTCGCCGCCGCGAACGTCGCCGCGCTCAATGCAGGGCACGCCTATGGCGAGACCGCCGAACTCGCGGGGCCGCTCAAACAGCATCATGTCGATCCCGCGCCGGTCGCGCCCGGCCTCTACCGCACGCTGACCGGCGCCGAGGGCATCGCGCTCGGCCTCGTCGCGGGCGCGCAGCTCGCCAAGCTGCCGATGTTCTTCGGCGGTTATCCGATCACCCCGGCCTCGGCGATCCTGCATCATTTGTCGCGGCTCAAGGAATATGACGTCACGACCTTCCAGGCCGAGGACGAAATCGCCGCCATCTGTTCGGCGATCGGCGCCAGCTATGGCGGCTCGCTGGGCGTCACGTCGTCATCGGGCCCCGGCATTGCGCTGAAGGGCGAGGCGATGGGCCTTGCGATTATGACCGAGCTGCCGCTCGTCATCGTCAACTCGCAGCGCGGCGGCCCCTCGACGGGCCTGCCGACGAAGACCGAGCAGTCCGATCTCTATCAGGCGGTCTATGGCCGCAACGGTGACGCGCCGATGCCCGTGGTCGCCGCGCGCTCGCCCGGCGACGCGTTCGAATGCGCGATCGAGGCGGTGCGCATCGCGGTGCAATATATGACCCCGGTGATGCTGCTCACCGACGGCTATATCGCCAATGCGGCGGAGCCGTGGGCGGTGCCCGATCTCACGACCTACGAAGCCTTCCCGGTCGAATTCCTCACCGAAGCGCCCGAGGGCGGGTTCAAGCCCTATGGCCGCGATGAAAATCTCAAGCGTCCGTGGGTGAAGCCGGGTACGCCGGGCCTGCTCCACCGGATCGGCGGGATCGAGAAGGAACTCGACACCGGGCACATCAACTATGCGCCCGAAAACCATCAGGCGATGACCGATATCCGCAAGGACAAGATCGACGGCATCAAGGTCCCCGACCAGGTCGTCGAACTCGGTGCCGAGGGCGGCAAGCTCGCGGTCGTCGGCTGGGGCTCGACCTTCGGGCCGATCCATCAGGCGGTGCGTCGCAAGCGCGCCGAAGGGCTCGACGTCAGCCATGTCCATATCCGCCATATCTGGCCGCTGCCCGCCAATCTCGGCGAATTGCTCAAGAGCTATGACAAGGTGATCGTGCCCGAGATGAACACCGGCCAGCTCAAGACGGTGCTGCGCGACCAGTATCTGGTCGATGCCAAGCCGGTGAACAAGGTGTCGGGCCAGCCCTTCACCATCGCCGAAATCGAAGCCGCCATCGAGGAGGCACTCAAGTGA
- a CDS encoding 2-oxoacid:ferredoxin oxidoreductase subunit beta, whose protein sequence is MNEMTTIARTTTLKDWETDQEVRWCPGCGDYAILKAVQRTMPEIGTTPENTVFVSGIGCSSRFPYYMETYGFHTIHGRAPAFATGLKLANPDLDIWIVTGDGDGLSIGGNHTMHLIRRNLDCQIMLFNNEIYGLTKGQYSPTSRVGTTSPSTPYGSVDRPAQPAAFALGAGARFVARGFDVSKELPNVLKAAHAHKGAAFIEIFQNCIVYNKDVFEDFAAPKGAEDRQLWLKNGEPMVYAKGTKGIALDAEALHLKTVDVVDGDWQAAGVIVHDVTNRSVAHMLVEMRFGEFPMALGVLYDDPRPTFEADVVRQNKAAAEGKTADLQSLLKKGQTWTVTEGGPEL, encoded by the coding sequence GTGAACGAGATGACGACCATCGCGCGGACGACGACGCTCAAGGATTGGGAAACCGATCAGGAAGTCCGCTGGTGCCCCGGGTGCGGCGACTATGCGATCCTGAAGGCGGTGCAGCGCACGATGCCCGAAATCGGCACGACGCCCGAAAACACCGTCTTCGTCAGCGGCATCGGCTGCTCGTCGCGCTTCCCCTATTATATGGAAACCTATGGTTTCCACACGATCCACGGCCGCGCGCCGGCGTTCGCGACGGGGCTGAAGCTCGCCAACCCGGACCTCGACATCTGGATCGTCACCGGCGATGGCGACGGGCTGTCGATCGGCGGCAATCACACGATGCACCTGATCCGCCGCAACCTCGATTGCCAGATCATGCTGTTCAACAACGAGATCTATGGTCTTACAAAAGGGCAATATTCTCCGACCAGCCGCGTCGGGACGACCAGCCCGTCGACCCCCTATGGCTCGGTCGACCGCCCGGCGCAGCCCGCGGCCTTCGCGCTCGGCGCGGGCGCGCGTTTCGTCGCGCGCGGTTTCGACGTGTCGAAGGAATTGCCGAACGTGCTGAAAGCAGCGCACGCCCATAAGGGCGCGGCCTTTATCGAGATTTTCCAGAACTGTATCGTCTATAATAAAGACGTGTTCGAAGATTTCGCCGCGCCGAAGGGCGCCGAGGATCGCCAGCTGTGGCTCAAGAATGGCGAGCCGATGGTCTATGCCAAGGGCACCAAGGGCATCGCGCTCGACGCCGAGGCGCTGCACCTCAAGACCGTCGATGTCGTCGACGGCGACTGGCAGGCCGCGGGGGTGATCGTCCACGACGTCACCAACCGCAGCGTCGCGCACATGCTCGTCGAAATGCGCTTTGGCGAGTTCCCGATGGCGCTCGGCGTCCTCTACGACGACCCGCGCCCGACCTTCGAGGCCGATGTCGTCCGGCAGAACAAGGCGGCGGCCGAGGGCAAGACGGCCGACCTCCAAAGCCTACTCAAGAAGGGGCAGACCTGGACGGTGACCGAGGGCGGACCCGAACTCTGA
- a CDS encoding metal-dependent hydrolase — translation MDNLTHSLVGAVLGQMGLKKKTGLAMPTLIIAANLPDIDATCAIYGIESLSMRRGITHGPVALLLLPIILWALMLAFDRWQGRRGKRPAERLPVHKGWLLALAYIGCLSHPALDWLNNYGIRLLEPFSHRWFYGDSIFIIDLWIWIALAVSLWLSLRGERRGAANWRRPAWIGFTAVCAYIFVNGVITGAAERMASRALEAGGQKDALVVASPPPLAFWKRDIFWRTADRYGTASFVPGAGGSVDLTGAPTGMDDPRLATWVKADPAARAFLFWSRMPVAQSDGDAILLRDQRFMHPLAQDRFQVRLTAPDTASHPE, via the coding sequence ATGGACAATCTCACCCACAGCCTCGTCGGCGCGGTTCTGGGCCAGATGGGGCTCAAGAAGAAAACCGGCCTCGCGATGCCGACGTTGATCATCGCGGCGAACCTGCCCGATATCGACGCGACCTGCGCGATCTACGGGATCGAATCGCTGTCGATGCGGCGCGGGATCACCCACGGGCCCGTCGCGCTGCTGCTACTGCCGATCATCCTATGGGCCTTGATGCTCGCCTTCGACCGCTGGCAGGGCCGGCGCGGAAAAAGGCCGGCGGAGCGGCTCCCGGTTCACAAGGGCTGGCTGCTCGCGCTCGCCTATATCGGCTGCCTCAGCCATCCGGCACTCGATTGGCTCAACAATTACGGCATCCGCCTGCTCGAGCCGTTCAGCCATCGCTGGTTCTACGGCGACAGCATCTTCATCATCGACCTGTGGATATGGATCGCGCTTGCCGTGTCGCTCTGGCTGTCGCTGCGCGGCGAGCGGCGCGGGGCGGCGAACTGGCGGCGCCCGGCGTGGATCGGCTTCACCGCCGTGTGCGCCTATATTTTCGTCAACGGCGTCATCACCGGCGCCGCCGAGCGCATGGCCTCGCGCGCGCTTGAAGCGGGCGGCCAGAAGGATGCGCTCGTCGTCGCGAGCCCGCCGCCGCTCGCCTTCTGGAAACGCGATATCTTCTGGCGGACCGCCGACCGCTACGGCACCGCAAGCTTCGTTCCGGGCGCCGGTGGCAGCGTCGATCTGACCGGCGCACCGACCGGCATGGACGATCCGCGCCTCGCGACCTGGGTCAAGGCCGATCCCGCAGCGCGCGCTTTCCTCTTCTGGTCGCGCATGCCGGTGGCGCAAAGCGATGGCGATGCGATCCTGCTGCGCGACCAGCGTTTCATGCACCCGCTGGCGCAGGACCGATTCCAGGTCCGCCTGACCGCCCCCGATACCGCGAGCCATCCCGAATGA
- a CDS encoding cyclopropane-fatty-acyl-phospholipid synthase family protein, translating into MNTHVSPRRGKELLRADRAYRSGGGMARLIALAPASLFHRMLDRIDAGLAQGTIESHLPDGSVRLLGGRGKGPVAVVHLHSWAALARLALSGSVGWYRAWEAGEWSSPDPVPLFDLFMRNGEALGNVGRAHGPWRWLNKAIHALHRNDRRGAKRNIHAHYDLGNDFYRLWLDPSMNYSSALFTDPGQSLEEAQAAKVDAILDRLDLRSGSRLLEIGCGWGALAERAVERHDVLYTGITLSPAQAEIADARLAAVDLSDRSRIEICDYRDAQGPYDAIASVEMVEAVGEAYWPAYLDAIARLLRPGGKAAIQYILINDALFERYAASSDFIQAYIFPGGCLISESRFRALAEARGLAWRDVRRFGGDYAETLRQWRERFDAAVAADQLPSGFDARFVRLWRYYLQYCEGGFRGGGIDVAQVTLEKTA; encoded by the coding sequence ATGAACACGCATGTCAGCCCGCGCCGCGGTAAGGAACTGCTCCGCGCCGACCGTGCCTATCGCTCGGGCGGCGGCATGGCGCGGCTGATCGCGCTGGCGCCCGCGAGCCTCTTTCACCGCATGCTCGACCGGATCGATGCAGGACTCGCCCAGGGTACGATCGAGAGCCATCTGCCCGACGGCAGCGTGCGGCTGCTTGGCGGACGCGGCAAGGGGCCGGTTGCGGTGGTGCATCTCCACAGCTGGGCCGCGCTCGCGCGGCTGGCGCTGTCGGGTTCGGTGGGCTGGTATCGCGCATGGGAAGCCGGCGAATGGTCCTCACCCGACCCGGTGCCGCTGTTCGACCTTTTCATGCGCAACGGCGAAGCCTTGGGCAATGTCGGGCGAGCGCATGGACCGTGGCGCTGGCTGAACAAGGCGATCCACGCGCTCCATCGCAACGACCGGCGCGGCGCAAAGCGGAACATCCACGCCCACTATGATTTGGGCAATGATTTTTATCGCTTGTGGCTCGATCCGAGCATGAATTATTCGAGCGCGCTGTTCACCGATCCCGGGCAATCGCTCGAAGAGGCGCAGGCGGCCAAGGTAGACGCGATCCTCGACAGGCTCGATTTGCGGTCGGGAAGCCGGCTGCTCGAGATCGGCTGCGGCTGGGGGGCGCTCGCTGAGCGTGCAGTCGAACGCCACGACGTGCTCTATACCGGGATTACCTTGTCGCCCGCGCAGGCCGAAATCGCCGACGCGCGGCTTGCCGCGGTCGACCTGTCGGACCGCTCGCGCATCGAAATCTGCGATTACCGCGACGCGCAGGGACCGTATGACGCGATCGCCAGCGTCGAGATGGTCGAAGCGGTCGGCGAGGCCTATTGGCCCGCCTATCTCGACGCGATCGCGCGGCTTCTGCGCCCCGGCGGCAAGGCGGCGATCCAATATATATTGATCAACGACGCGCTGTTCGAACGCTATGCCGCGAGCAGCGACTTCATCCAGGCCTATATCTTCCCGGGCGGCTGCCTGATTTCGGAAAGCCGCTTTCGCGCGCTTGCCGAGGCGCGCGGCCTCGCGTGGCGCGACGTGCGGCGGTTCGGTGGCGACTATGCCGAAACGCTGCGCCAGTGGCGCGAGCGTTTCGATGCGGCGGTCGCGGCCGACCAGCTGCCGTCGGGCTTCGACGCGCGTTTCGTGCGGCTATGGCGCTATTATCTGCAATATTGCGAGGGGGGCTTTCGCGGCGGCGGTATCGACGTTGCGCAAGTCACGCTCGAAAAGACAGCCTGA
- a CDS encoding serine hydrolase domain-containing protein — MRRFLAAVLLCTAAAGCSAPAPTETIDKLPKDLNVLFWTQDQRDAAFRTMETVPKVVVNTVKAGGPVYPLPQGKPIDLGDIDAHMAKQRNAGLIIVQDGKVRLEKYALGYGAAGRWTSFSVAKSFTSTLVGAAVKDGYIKSLDDKVTVYIPGLKGSAYDDVSVKQLLTMTSGVKWNEDYTDPKSDVALFNLQKPVAGEDITVSYMKTLPREAPAGSKWVYKTGETNLIGVLVSSATGKTLSAYLSEKVWKPFGMEQDAVWMLGATGHEISGCCMSASLKDYARFGQFILNGGVAGGKKVLPDDWLPAATTKQAGIDLPGRGYGYQWWTNDDGSFAAQGIFGQGIFIDPKRGLVIASNGNWPTATDPEGVGAAREAFYKSVQAAVDNEAARAGAR; from the coding sequence ATGCGAAGATTTTTGGCGGCGGTGCTGCTGTGCACCGCGGCGGCGGGGTGTAGCGCGCCCGCACCGACCGAGACCATCGATAAACTGCCAAAGGATCTGAATGTGCTGTTCTGGACCCAGGATCAACGCGACGCCGCCTTCCGCACGATGGAGACGGTGCCCAAGGTCGTCGTCAACACAGTGAAGGCGGGCGGGCCCGTCTATCCGCTGCCTCAGGGCAAGCCGATCGACCTCGGCGATATCGATGCCCATATGGCGAAGCAGCGCAATGCGGGGCTGATCATCGTTCAGGACGGCAAGGTTCGCCTCGAAAAATATGCCCTCGGCTATGGCGCCGCGGGCCGCTGGACAAGCTTTTCGGTTGCCAAGAGCTTCACCTCGACCCTCGTCGGCGCGGCGGTGAAGGACGGCTATATCAAGAGCCTCGACGACAAGGTTACCGTCTATATCCCGGGCCTCAAGGGCTCGGCCTATGACGATGTCTCGGTGAAGCAGCTGCTGACGATGACTTCGGGCGTCAAATGGAACGAGGACTATACCGATCCCAAGTCCGACGTCGCGCTGTTCAACCTGCAAAAGCCGGTGGCGGGCGAGGACATAACGGTCAGCTATATGAAGACCTTGCCGCGCGAAGCGCCCGCGGGTTCGAAGTGGGTGTACAAGACCGGCGAGACCAATTTGATCGGCGTTCTGGTGTCGAGCGCGACGGGCAAGACGCTGTCGGCCTATCTGTCCGAAAAGGTCTGGAAGCCGTTCGGCATGGAACAGGACGCGGTGTGGATGCTCGGCGCGACGGGCCACGAGATCAGCGGCTGCTGCATGTCGGCAAGTCTCAAGGATTATGCGCGCTTCGGGCAGTTCATCCTGAACGGCGGGGTCGCGGGCGGGAAGAAAGTGCTGCCCGACGACTGGCTTCCCGCCGCGACGACGAAGCAGGCGGGGATCGACCTGCCGGGCCGCGGCTACGGCTATCAATGGTGGACGAACGACGATGGCAGCTTCGCCGCGCAGGGCATCTTCGGGCAGGGCATCTTCATCGATCCGAAGCGGGGGCTGGTGATCGCGTCGAACGGCAACTGGCCGACCGCGACCGATCCCGAGGGCGTCGGCGCGGCGCGCGAGGCGTTCTACAAGAGCGTGCAGGCCGCTGTGGACAACGAAGCCGCACGGGCGGGTGCTCGATGA
- a CDS encoding ZIP family metal transporter, with the protein MIEAGFWGLVSGSALILGALIAYFFTLPQRLIAGIMALGAGVLISAVAFDLVDEASQQGGIGATAAGFIGGTLMYTIANIVVARQGARHRKRSGWNQRESQPHADSGGGMAIAVGALLDGIPESIVIGASLIEGGAVSTVTVAAVFLSNVPEGLSSAAGMKRAGRGPAYIFGVWTCIALASGLAAMLGNVALAEAAPETLAAVMAVAAGAILAMLVDTMIPEATEETHDYSGLIAAIGFLSAFMLSKWGG; encoded by the coding sequence ATGATTGAAGCGGGCTTCTGGGGGCTTGTCAGCGGATCGGCACTGATCCTGGGCGCTCTGATTGCCTATTTTTTTACGCTGCCCCAGCGGTTGATCGCCGGAATCATGGCGCTTGGGGCTGGCGTTCTGATTTCCGCTGTGGCGTTTGACCTGGTCGATGAAGCATCGCAGCAAGGCGGGATCGGGGCGACCGCTGCGGGGTTCATCGGTGGCACGCTGATGTACACCATCGCCAACATCGTCGTCGCGCGGCAGGGCGCGCGACATCGCAAACGGTCGGGTTGGAACCAAAGGGAAAGCCAGCCCCATGCCGACAGCGGCGGCGGCATGGCAATTGCGGTCGGCGCCCTGCTCGACGGCATACCGGAATCGATCGTCATCGGGGCCAGTCTTATCGAGGGCGGGGCGGTGAGTACCGTCACAGTCGCGGCGGTCTTTCTATCCAATGTGCCCGAAGGTCTGTCGAGCGCCGCCGGGATGAAGAGGGCGGGACGCGGGCCAGCCTATATCTTCGGGGTGTGGACCTGTATCGCCTTGGCCTCGGGACTGGCGGCGATGCTCGGCAACGTCGCGCTGGCGGAGGCCGCGCCGGAGACGCTTGCGGCCGTGATGGCGGTCGCGGCAGGCGCGATTCTCGCCATGCTGGTCGATACGATGATCCCCGAAGCCACCGAGGAAACCCACGACTATAGCGGTCTGATCGCCGCCATAGGTTTCCTGTCGGCATTCATGCTGAGCAAGTGGGGCGGATGA
- a CDS encoding SDR family NAD(P)-dependent oxidoreductase — protein sequence MTVTSKELAGQVALVTGASRGIGEAIAESLASRGAHVVITARTAGGLEELEDRIHEAGGSATIAPLDLTDGDSIARLASAIAERWQQLDMLVLNAAMLGTLTPVAAIDGKEFNKLLTLNLIAQQALIANFDPLLRRAANGRLIALSSGVAREPRAYWGAYAASKAAFETLVTSYGAEMRNISTVRTAILDPGGTRTQMRARAYPGEDPQSIKDPAAVGEFVAKLMVEGFDSTAFHALPKVMEKA from the coding sequence ATGACTGTGACGTCTAAAGAATTGGCGGGCCAGGTCGCGCTCGTTACCGGGGCGAGCCGCGGCATCGGCGAAGCGATCGCCGAATCGCTCGCTTCACGCGGCGCGCATGTCGTGATCACCGCGCGCACCGCGGGCGGGCTCGAAGAACTCGAAGACCGCATCCACGAAGCCGGCGGCAGCGCGACGATCGCGCCGCTAGACCTGACCGACGGCGACAGCATCGCGCGCCTCGCGAGCGCGATCGCCGAACGCTGGCAGCAGCTCGACATGCTCGTGCTCAACGCCGCGATGCTCGGCACGCTGACCCCCGTTGCCGCAATCGACGGCAAGGAATTCAACAAGCTGCTGACGCTGAACCTGATCGCGCAGCAGGCGCTGATCGCCAATTTCGACCCGCTGCTGCGCCGCGCCGCGAACGGCCGGCTGATCGCGCTGTCGAGCGGCGTCGCGCGCGAGCCGCGCGCCTATTGGGGCGCCTATGCCGCGTCGAAGGCGGCATTCGAGACGCTCGTCACCAGCTATGGCGCCGAAATGCGCAACATCTCGACCGTGCGCACCGCGATCCTCGATCCCGGCGGCACGCGGACACAGATGCGCGCGCGCGCCTATCCGGGCGAAGATCCGCAGAGCATCAAGGATCCGGCGGCCGTCGGCGAATTTGTCGCCAAGCTGATGGTCGAAGGCTTCGACAGCACCGCGTTCCATGCGCTGCCCAAGGTCATGGAAAAAGCTTAA
- the purF gene encoding amidophosphoribosyltransferase, with the protein MLTTHPFDDDKLREECGVFGIHGADSAAAVVALGLHALQHRGQEAAGITAFDGKEFHTHRAMGHVAGNFDRDDIMRQLQGGSSVGHVRYSTTGETALRNVQPLFADLATGGFAVAHNGNISNAAALRKVLVRRGSIFQSTSDTEVIIHLVATSNYRSLLDRFIDALKQVEGAYSLICLTAEGMIGCRDPLGIRPLVIGKLGDAHILASETVALDVVGAEFVRSVEPGELVTIRDGQLTSHRPFADHPARPCIFEYVYFSRPDSIVDGTSVYSVRKAIGAELARENPVEADLVIPVPDSGTPAAIGYAQESGIPFELGIIRSHYVGRTFIQPGDKVRHLGVKLKHNANRALIAGKRIVLIDDSIVRGTTSLKIVQMMRDAGATEVHMRIASPPTQHSCFYGVDTPERAKLLAAQMSVGQMANFINADSLSFISIDGLYRALGEAKRSDDAPKYCDACFTGDYPTTLTDFDEHGLEDQFSLLAERVV; encoded by the coding sequence ATGCTGACGACCCATCCTTTCGACGACGACAAGCTCCGCGAGGAGTGCGGCGTATTTGGTATTCATGGCGCCGATAGCGCCGCCGCGGTTGTCGCGCTGGGCCTTCACGCCCTGCAGCACCGTGGACAGGAAGCCGCGGGCATCACTGCCTTCGACGGCAAGGAGTTCCATACGCACCGCGCGATGGGCCATGTCGCGGGCAATTTCGACCGCGACGACATCATGCGCCAGCTGCAAGGCGGCTCGTCAGTCGGCCATGTCCGCTACTCGACGACGGGCGAAACCGCGCTGCGCAACGTCCAGCCCTTGTTCGCCGATCTTGCCACCGGCGGCTTCGCGGTTGCACATAATGGCAATATCTCGAACGCCGCCGCGCTGCGCAAAGTGCTCGTTCGCCGCGGTTCTATCTTCCAGTCGACCAGCGATACCGAGGTGATCATCCACCTCGTCGCGACCTCCAATTACCGCTCGCTGCTCGACCGGTTCATCGACGCGCTGAAGCAGGTCGAGGGCGCCTATTCGCTGATCTGCCTGACCGCCGAGGGCATGATCGGCTGCCGCGACCCGCTCGGCATCCGCCCGCTCGTGATCGGCAAGCTCGGCGATGCGCATATCCTCGCATCGGAAACCGTCGCGCTCGACGTCGTTGGCGCCGAATTCGTGCGCTCGGTAGAGCCGGGCGAGCTTGTCACCATCCGCGACGGCCAGCTCACCTCGCACCGCCCCTTCGCCGACCATCCGGCGCGCCCGTGCATCTTCGAATATGTCTATTTCTCGCGCCCCGATTCGATCGTCGACGGGACGAGCGTCTATTCGGTGCGCAAGGCGATCGGCGCCGAACTGGCGCGCGAGAATCCGGTCGAGGCCGACCTCGTCATCCCGGTCCCCGATTCGGGCACGCCCGCGGCGATCGGTTATGCGCAGGAATCGGGCATTCCGTTCGAACTCGGCATCATCCGCTCGCACTATGTCGGGCGCACCTTCATCCAGCCGGGCGACAAGGTCCGCCATCTCGGCGTGAAATTGAAGCACAACGCCAACCGCGCGCTGATCGCAGGCAAGCGCATCGTGCTGATCGACGATTCGATCGTGCGCGGCACGACGAGCCTGAAAATCGTGCAGATGATGCGCGATGCCGGCGCGACCGAGGTGCATATGCGCATCGCGAGCCCGCCGACGCAGCACAGCTGCTTCTATGGCGTCGACACGCCCGAACGCGCCAAATTGCTCGCGGCGCAGATGAGCGTCGGGCAGATGGCGAATTTCATCAACGCCGACAGCCTGTCCTTCATTTCGATCGACGGCCTCTATCGCGCGCTCGGCGAAGCGAAGCGCAGCGACGACGCGCCGAAATATTGCGATGCCTGCTTTACCGGCGACTATCCGACCACGCTGACCGATTTCGACGAGCATGGGTTAGAAGATCAATTTTCGCTGCTTGCCGAACGGGTTGTCTGA
- the hisI gene encoding phosphoribosyl-AMP cyclohydrolase → MDDQRDTTDRFSPRFDAAGLVTAIVVDADTHILLMVAHMNEEAIEQTRATGQAHFWSRSRQALWRKGETSGNGLAVVEMRVDCDQDALLLRVRPAGPACHTGRRSCFYRRVEADGGLTFLADDAQG, encoded by the coding sequence ATGGATGATCAGCGCGACACGACCGACCGATTTTCTCCGCGTTTCGACGCTGCCGGGCTGGTGACGGCGATCGTCGTCGACGCCGATACGCATATCCTGCTGATGGTCGCGCATATGAACGAAGAGGCGATCGAGCAGACTCGCGCCACGGGGCAGGCGCATTTCTGGTCGCGGTCACGGCAAGCGTTGTGGCGCAAGGGCGAGACGTCGGGCAACGGCCTGGCGGTCGTGGAGATGCGCGTCGATTGCGATCAGGACGCGCTGCTTTTGCGCGTGAGGCCCGCGGGCCCCGCATGCCACACGGGACGCCGCTCCTGCTTTTATCGTCGTGTCGAGGCCGATGGCGGCCTGACCTTCCTGGCGGACGATGCGCAGGGTTGA